The genomic interval GACTGCATGATCACGCTGGCAGCTGACGGTGACCCGGACGTGCTGGGCACCCTGGCGCGCCGCGTGGACCTGCCGCGCAGCGTGCGTGAGTGGCTCTCCACCAGTGACCAGCCGCTTGTGCGGGCCGCCGCCCTGCAGGCCTGGACCGTCCCCGGGTCGTGGCTGGTGCGCGCAGAGCAGGACGCCGACGCGGACGTGCGGGCCGCCCTGGCGCGCCGCCCGGACCTGCCGGCGCAGCTGCTGGTCCGTCTGGCGGGCGACGAGTCTGAAACGGTGAGGCGCGCGGTGCTGGAACGCAGTGACCTGCCGGATGAGGCGGTGCTGGCCCTGGCGCGGGCGCCTGAACAGGACATCCGCCTGCACGTCGCGAGTGCGGAGGATCTGAGCGGCGCGGTGCTCGACGTTCTGATAGGGGACCTGGACGCCAGTGTCCGCACGGTGCTGGCGGTCCGGCCGGACCTGGGTGAGTCGAGGCTGGCGGCGCTGGCCGCCGACCTGAACCCGGAGGTGCGCCGCGCCGTGGCGTACGCAGCGGGCACGCCGCCGGGCACGCTGGCGGTACTGGCGGGTGACGTGAACGCCGGGGTGCGGCGCGCCGCGGCGCTTCATCCGTCGCTGCCGGCTGGACAGCTGGACGCGTTGGCGGGAGATACCGATGACGGCGTGCGGCTGGCTGTGGCGGGCCGGGCGGACCTCTCCCCTGCCGTGCGGGCGCGGCTCCTGGCCGACACGGAACCCAGCGTGCGTGAGGAAGCCGCCCTGACGCAGGGCTGAAGCCTCGGCGCGGACAATCTGTCCGCGCCGTACGCCAGAAGGCAGAGGCGCCCTGATCGTGTTGCCCGTGAGACTGCGGGCGTGACGGATCTTCGCCTGCCCCTGGGGGGGGCCTGCAGTTCAGTGTTCGCGTGTCGGTTCTGTGCCCGCGCGGTTCCTTCCTCCTGACAAACACGGGCGCCGGAGCGAACGGAAGTGGGTTTCACTTCCTCCCGGGCGGCGCCCTGAGAGCCGACGAGGACACCGCGGCCTGTGCGGCGCGGGAGTGGCAGGAAGAGACTGGCCTGCAGCCTGGCCCTCTGCGGCTGGTGGGGGTGATTGAGAGTTGCTTCGGCGCGCGCGGACGGCGGCAGCACGAAGTGGGCTTCTCCTCCCACATGGCGGCCCCGGACGCCCTGCCGGACGAACCGTTTACGGTCCTGGATAACGCGGCCGTGACCGGTCAGTGGGTCCCGTTCACCCAGCTTGAGGCCACTCCCGTGTACCCGCTGGTGCTCACGGCGTTGCTCAGTGTCCCGCCTGGTGTGGTGCGGCACACCCTGAACCGCGAGGCGTGAGGGCCCCGCGGGTTCAGTCCGGTCCGGTCTTCAGGCGGGGCTGAGGTTGGCAAACTTCACGAGCAGTTTCTTCGTGCCGGTGCCGGGGAAGTGCACGGTGACCTCCTGGCGGTCGCCCACGCCGGCCACGGCCAGCACCTGCCCCTCCCCGAATTTGGGGTGACGGACCTTTTCGCCGCCGCGGTAGGCCATGCTGCCAGTCATGGGGCTGGTGTTCTTCACCGCGGAGGGCAGGGGGACCGTGGGGCGGTAGTTCTTCCAGGTTTTGGCGCGGTACTCGATAACCTGTCCGTACGGGTCGATGGTGTCGAAGTGCCCTTCGATCTCTTCCAGGAAACGGCTGTCCTCGGCGGCGTTCGTCTTGCCGAACTGCATGCGGTTCTGCGCGGCTGTCAGGAACAGGCGCTCCATGGCGCGGGTGATGCCGACGTAGAACAGCCGGCGTTCCTCTTCGATGCCGCCCGCCTCGACCAGGGCGCCCTTGCTGGGCAGCAGGCCCTCCTCGGCACCCACAATGAACACCACGGGGAATTCGAGGCCCTTGGCGTTGTGCATGGTCATGAGGGTCACGGCGTCCTCGGGGGTGCCCTTGTTCTCCGTTCTGGTGCGCATGTCGTCCACGCTGGAGAGCAGCGCGGCGTCGTCGAGGAAGTCAGCGATGGTGCCCTCGTGCTCCTGGGACCATTCCTGCGCGGCGTTGATGAGTTCGTCGAGGTTCTCCATGCGCACCTGGCCTTCCTGTCCTTCCTGGCGCAGCAGGTCAAGGTAGCCGCTGGTTTCGATGACGAACCTCAGGAACTGGGCGGGTTCGTAGTTGTCGGCGGCGTCACTCATGGCTTCGATCAGGCGGGCGAACTCCACGGGTTTCTGTGCGCCGCGGTCCAGGATGCGCTGCTCCTCGGCGTTCGCACAGGCGGTCAGGAGGCTCGTGCCGTGCAGGCGAGCCCAGTCCAGAAGTTTCTCCAGGGCGGTGTCACCGATGCCGCGTTTGGGCCGGCCGATGATGCGGCGCAGGGCCACGTCGTCACTGGGGTTGATGGCGAGCCGGGCGTACGCGAGGATGTCCTTGATTTCACGCCGGTCGTAGAAGCCGACGCCGCCGACGATCTTCGCGGGGATCTGAACGCGCCGCAGGCTTTCTTCGATGACGCGGGACTGCGCGTTGGTGCGGTACAGGATGGCCATCTCACTGAAGCGCCGGCCCTCCAGGGAGTGCAGGCGCGTGAGCCACTCGGCCACGAAGTCCCCTTCGGCGCGGTGGTCGGTGGCGCGGTGGAACACGACGGGGTGACCGTCCTCCTTGACGGGTTTCAGTGTCTTGTCGAGGCGTTCGGCGTTGTTCTCGATGAGTTTGTTGGCGATGGTCAGGACCCGCGCGCTGGAGCGGTAGTTGTGCTCCAGCAGGTACACCCTGGCGTCCGCGTAGTCCTTCTGGAAATCCAGGATGTTCTGGATGTCCGCGC from Deinococcus taeanensis carries:
- a CDS encoding NUDIX domain-containing protein, yielding MSVLCPRGSFLLTNTGAGANGSGFHFLPGGALRADEDTAACAAREWQEETGLQPGPLRLVGVIESCFGARGRRQHEVGFSSHMAAPDALPDEPFTVLDNAAVTGQWVPFTQLEATPVYPLVLTALLSVPPGVVRHTLNREA
- a CDS encoding ATP-dependent helicase, which gives rise to MTAPDLLQQLNPTQAQAADHFTGPALVIAGAGSGKTRTLIYRIAHLIGHYGVNPGEILAVTFTNKAAAEMRERASHLVPGADKLWMSTFHSAGVRILRAYGEHIGLKRGFVIYDDDDQLDILKEVMGSVPGIGPDTNPRVIRSILDRAKSNLLTPADLARSGEPFISGVPREAAAEAYRRYETRKKGQNAIDFGDLITETVRLFHEVPAVLNAVQNRARFIHVDEYQDTNKAQYELTRLLASRDRNLLVVGDPDQSIYKFRGADIQNILDFQKDYADARVYLLEHNYRSSARVLTIANKLIENNAERLDKTLKPVKEDGHPVVFHRATDHRAEGDFVAEWLTRLHSLEGRRFSEMAILYRTNAQSRVIEESLRRVQIPAKIVGGVGFYDRREIKDILAYARLAINPSDDVALRRIIGRPKRGIGDTALEKLLDWARLHGTSLLTACANAEEQRILDRGAQKPVEFARLIEAMSDAADNYEPAQFLRFVIETSGYLDLLRQEGQEGQVRMENLDELINAAQEWSQEHEGTIADFLDDAALLSSVDDMRTRTENKGTPEDAVTLMTMHNAKGLEFPVVFIVGAEEGLLPSKGALVEAGGIEEERRLFYVGITRAMERLFLTAAQNRMQFGKTNAAEDSRFLEEIEGHFDTIDPYGQVIEYRAKTWKNYRPTVPLPSAVKNTSPMTGSMAYRGGEKVRHPKFGEGQVLAVAGVGDRQEVTVHFPGTGTKKLLVKFANLSPA